The following are from one region of the Tachysurus fulvidraco isolate hzauxx_2018 chromosome 15, HZAU_PFXX_2.0, whole genome shotgun sequence genome:
- the LOC113639619 gene encoding cytochrome P450 2K1-like isoform X1 — MALLEALILQPTTAAITLGLVFLLIVYFLSFNASSKQENKEPPGPKPLPVLGNMLQLNLKRPYLSLWEMSKKYGSVFTVYFGPKKVVVLAGYQTVKQALVNNSEDFGNRDISPIFFDISKGHGILFSNGESWKEMRRFSLTTLRDFGMGKRGSEEKIIEETHYLREMLKDLQGKPFDTSQPLNYATSNVISAIVYGSRFQYSDPQFKEMVKRVNDNIKLGGSPSIQIYNMFPWLGGWLKDRKLMMIKFAENLKQIKDLVMNLEETLNLEETRGLVDSFLIRKKNSEKAGDKDTFFHEENLILTVSNLFAAGTDTTSTTLRWCLLLMAKYPQIQDHVQEEIDRVLEGRQPVVEDKKNLPYTDAVIHETQRLANILPMSIPHTTSCDVTFQGFFIKKGTCVLPLLTSVLKDETQWESPQTFNPAHFLDEQGRFVKNDAFMPFSAGRRVCLGESLARMELFLFFTSLLQHFRFTPPPGVSEDQLDLTPAVGFTLNPSPHKLCAVSRALHE, encoded by the exons ATGGCTTTGTTGGAAGCTCTTATCCTGCAACCTACAACTGCAGCCATCACGCTTGGTCTTGTGTTTCTCctgattgtttattttctatcGTTTAACGCCAGTTCTAAGCAAGAAAACAAGGAGCCTCCGGGTCCTAAACCACTACCTGTTCTGGGAAACATGCTGCAGCTGAACCTCAAGAGACCCTACCTGTCACTATGGGAA ATGTCAAAAAAATATGGATCAGTATTCACTGTGTATTTTGGGCCTAAGAAAGTTGTTGTCTTAGCTGGATATCAAACCGTCAAACAAGCACTTGTAAATAATTCAGAGGATTTCGGAAACAGAGATATCAGTCCCATTTTCTTTGACATCAGCAAAGGACATG GAATTCTGTTTAGCAATGGTGAAAGCTGGAAAGAAATGAGACGATTTTCTCTCACCACTCTTCGAGACTTTGGGATGGGCAAAAGAGGGAGCGAGGAGAAAATCATAGAAGAAACACACTACTTGAGGGAAATGTTGAAAGATTTACAGG GGAAACCATTTGATACTTCACAGCCATTAAATTATGCCACCTCAAACGTCATCTCTGCCATTGTCTATGGAAGCAGGTTTCAATACAGTGACCCTCAGTTCAAAGAAATGGTTAAGCGGGTCAACGATAACATCAAGCTTGGTGGCTCACCTTCTATACAG ATCTATAATATGTTTCCATGGCTTGGAGGTTGGCTAAAGGACCGGAAACTTATGATGATAAAGTTTGCTgaaaatctaaaacaaataaaggatTTGGTCATGAACTTGGAGGAGACTCTAAATCTTGAGGAAACCAGAGGCTTGGTTGACTCTTTTCTTATACGCAAAAAGAATTCTGAG AAAGCTGGAGATAAAGACACCTTCTTTCATGAAGAGAATCTCATTCTAACTGTCTCCAACCTGTTTGCTGCTGGTACTGATACCACTAGCACAACACTACGCTGGTGCCTTCTGCTTATGGCCAAGTATCCTCAGATTCAGG ACCATGTCCAGGAAGAGATTGATAGAGTCCTTGAAGGTCGTCAGCCAGTGGTGGAGGACAAAAAGAATTTGCCTTACACAGATGCAGTGATCCATGAAACTCAGAGACTAGCTAACATATTACCCATGAGTATCCCCCACACCACTTCTTGTGATGTTACATTCCAGGGCTTCTTCATCAAGAAG GGTACCTGTGTGCTTCCTCTTCTGACATCTGTGTTGAAAGATGAGACTCAATGGGAGAGCCCACAGACCTTTAACCCGGCACATTTCCTAGATGAGCAAGGCCGATTTGTTAAGAATGATGCCTTCATGCCTTTTTCTGCAG GACGCagggtgtgtttgggagagAGTCTGGCCAGGATGGaactctttctcttcttcaccTCCTTACTGCAGCACTTCCGCTTCACTCCTCCACCAGGGGTGTCTGAAGATCAGCTGGACCTCACTCCAGCTGTGGGCTTTACATTAAACCCCTCTCCCCACAAGTTGTGTGCAGTTAGCCGTGCATTGCATGAGTGA
- the LOC113639619 gene encoding cytochrome P450 2K1-like isoform X2, translating into MALLEALILQPTTAAITLGLVFLLIVYFLSFNASSKQENKEPPGPKPLPVLGNMLQLNLKRPYLSLWEMSKKYGSVFTVYFGPKKVVVLAGYQTVKQALVNNSEDFGNRDISPIFFDISKGHGILFSNGESWKEMRRFSLTTLRDFGMGKRGSEEKIIEETHYLREMLKDLQGKPFDTSQPLNYATSNVISAIVYGSRFQYSDPQFKEMVKRVNDNIKLGGSPSIQKAGDKDTFFHEENLILTVSNLFAAGTDTTSTTLRWCLLLMAKYPQIQDHVQEEIDRVLEGRQPVVEDKKNLPYTDAVIHETQRLANILPMSIPHTTSCDVTFQGFFIKKGTCVLPLLTSVLKDETQWESPQTFNPAHFLDEQGRFVKNDAFMPFSAGRRVCLGESLARMELFLFFTSLLQHFRFTPPPGVSEDQLDLTPAVGFTLNPSPHKLCAVSRALHE; encoded by the exons ATGGCTTTGTTGGAAGCTCTTATCCTGCAACCTACAACTGCAGCCATCACGCTTGGTCTTGTGTTTCTCctgattgtttattttctatcGTTTAACGCCAGTTCTAAGCAAGAAAACAAGGAGCCTCCGGGTCCTAAACCACTACCTGTTCTGGGAAACATGCTGCAGCTGAACCTCAAGAGACCCTACCTGTCACTATGGGAA ATGTCAAAAAAATATGGATCAGTATTCACTGTGTATTTTGGGCCTAAGAAAGTTGTTGTCTTAGCTGGATATCAAACCGTCAAACAAGCACTTGTAAATAATTCAGAGGATTTCGGAAACAGAGATATCAGTCCCATTTTCTTTGACATCAGCAAAGGACATG GAATTCTGTTTAGCAATGGTGAAAGCTGGAAAGAAATGAGACGATTTTCTCTCACCACTCTTCGAGACTTTGGGATGGGCAAAAGAGGGAGCGAGGAGAAAATCATAGAAGAAACACACTACTTGAGGGAAATGTTGAAAGATTTACAGG GGAAACCATTTGATACTTCACAGCCATTAAATTATGCCACCTCAAACGTCATCTCTGCCATTGTCTATGGAAGCAGGTTTCAATACAGTGACCCTCAGTTCAAAGAAATGGTTAAGCGGGTCAACGATAACATCAAGCTTGGTGGCTCACCTTCTATACAG AAAGCTGGAGATAAAGACACCTTCTTTCATGAAGAGAATCTCATTCTAACTGTCTCCAACCTGTTTGCTGCTGGTACTGATACCACTAGCACAACACTACGCTGGTGCCTTCTGCTTATGGCCAAGTATCCTCAGATTCAGG ACCATGTCCAGGAAGAGATTGATAGAGTCCTTGAAGGTCGTCAGCCAGTGGTGGAGGACAAAAAGAATTTGCCTTACACAGATGCAGTGATCCATGAAACTCAGAGACTAGCTAACATATTACCCATGAGTATCCCCCACACCACTTCTTGTGATGTTACATTCCAGGGCTTCTTCATCAAGAAG GGTACCTGTGTGCTTCCTCTTCTGACATCTGTGTTGAAAGATGAGACTCAATGGGAGAGCCCACAGACCTTTAACCCGGCACATTTCCTAGATGAGCAAGGCCGATTTGTTAAGAATGATGCCTTCATGCCTTTTTCTGCAG GACGCagggtgtgtttgggagagAGTCTGGCCAGGATGGaactctttctcttcttcaccTCCTTACTGCAGCACTTCCGCTTCACTCCTCCACCAGGGGTGTCTGAAGATCAGCTGGACCTCACTCCAGCTGTGGGCTTTACATTAAACCCCTCTCCCCACAAGTTGTGTGCAGTTAGCCGTGCATTGCATGAGTGA